The DNA region CGCCGCGTCCGTAGGCCAGCGACATGGCGCGTCCAATGCTTCCAATCACAAACCCGCACGGAGGTGATGTTCGATCGTCGTCTTCCCCGCTGGACCAGTGGACGAAGCGGTTCCAGGAAGCCGAGCGGCTGGTGGACGACGTCGTGGAGCGGATCGCCGAGAGGGAGTCCGTGCCGCCGTCGCTGCGGCGGGAGCTGCAGCGCCGGACCGCCGAGATCCGCCGCAAGGTCGCCATCCTCGGGACCAGGCTCGACATGCTGCGGGAGGACTTGTCCGATCTGCCAAAGAAGCAAAACATGTTCGTGAAGTTACTCTCCTCTATTTGTTGCAACTGATGATGGCAACAAGAACGAAGAAAACATTACAGGAATATATATAGTAACAAGTTTTTTTCACGTGAATTGCAGAAGCTTGAAACAATTGGGCAAGCTAGCCGAGAAGCTCTCCGGTCTGAGCTCCAAGGCGAAGGAAGTTGGCGGGCAGTTCACCGTGAAGTACTCGTCCGACAGGTGAGTTAATCTTCTGCTATCGGTTCAGAGCTATCATCTTCTGCTTCTGTTTCAGAGCAAGACTGAACCTCGAGCAAattcttcctcctcctgaatCTTCAGGAACGACTTGTGTGGATCGAGCGAGAAGAGCGCAAAGATAGATGTGAACAGCATTGCCGATATGGACAACCGTGAGATGGTCAACTTGCAGAGAAAGGCCATCAAAGGTAAAGCTCCGCCTTCCCCTTTTAGTTAGTAATATCATTGCATCACTGAAATCACCTGAAGATGAGACATTTGTGTGCTAAAGTGATGAGCTCCTTGTACATGGTGCAGAGCAGGATTCTCAACTGGAGATTCTGGAGGAGACCGTTGTCAGCACGAAGCACATTGCGCTGGCGATTAACGAGGAGCTGGACCTGCAAACTAGGCTGATTGTAAGTGCAAGCCTGCCAGCAGTATTTCCTGAAAATGAACCTGGGCTCAACTTGCCCTTTTCAGAAAAAACTTGTTTCTAAATCACTCTCACCTGAAAGCGTTGCAGGACGACTTGGACGAGAGTGTTGAAGACACAAGCACTCAACTAGAGGTATATATGCCTCACCTACTTCGAAATTTTCATCCTTCCACAGCCAAACTAAACTGCTAATCAACTTCCTCCAAGATAGTAGCTGACATCTCATCATGGCCATGCATGCATATTTCAGAAGACCTATATACGTGCCACTGTTCTTAGATGAGCTGACATGTTGGTTGTCATTTGTGTGCCTGCAGCGTGCGATGAAGAGGCTGAAAAAACTGAACATGCGCATGAGGAAAGGCGGTTCTTGCTGGGGCATAGTCTTGTCGGTCATCGCCGCTGTAATCTGTGTTGCCGTAGTCTGGGCTCTGATAGCAAGTTAACAATCAAACACTAACGGCCAGGAGACATGATTTTTCAGGCCTGGACAGTCCAACAACTGACTTTTCCTTTCCAAAGTTGCTCAAACATTACCCATGATGATTTCTAAATAGTTCGATGATGTCTGTTTATTCAGTCCGAGCGGTACAATATTGTAGTCTGATAATCCCTGCCGGAGAGACCTTAATTTGTGACTTGTGAGCGGACTAAAGCTAATCTGCTTTTAAAAATCATTGGCCTGATTTTTTTTTGCCAAATGATTTCGAGTTAATTACAAGTGTGATACGAAACACGAGTTTAATCATTTTGGCTTGGAGCCGAGCCAGCACTCGCCTcgcaagcagcagcagcagaccgTCGCCGGCGTACGTCTTCGTCGCCTCACCATGGAATAGAGGATGCGCCGGTCTACTCCGCCCATGGCGCGGTCTCGatgcgccgccgcagccgcaggAGCATCTATGGGGGCAGAGCTTGCCCCGTCCgcgtgagcggcggcggaggcgcgcgcGTGGCCTGAGGAACCTCTAGTTCGCGAGGATTTGACGGAGGCTCGCGCGGGAGGTACGGCGGCGGAGCAGCGGAGATCGCCGGCGGCCATGGCTCCCGCCCGAAATTAATATAGACTTTTGCAATTGAACCCctgattcggatcgcgattaataatcgtgATCCTATATTTTATATAAACCACCCTATTTTGGATTATTAATTTACACAAAATCCCttaattcggatcgcgattactaatcgcgatccgaatcgGGGGCTTAAAGGTTCCTGTTTTGGGCAACTGGTTCTCTTCCTCCCTCTCGTCTCCTCGTCGGCTCCACCGCCAGCTCATTCGCCGTCGCCATGGGCCTATTTTAACGAGAACCGCGCACCCGATcggcgcgcgcccgcgcgtgtCGCGCTGCAGCTCGTTCCGCTCGCGTCTCTACGCCTACAACTCGAGCACGAGCCAGGACCCGCCTTGGACGCCGGGCTGGCGGCGCAGCTGGAGCCGGCGTGTCCGCCGGGGAGCGACGACAACACGGTGGCCATGGACGCCGGCAGCCCGGGGGCGTTCGACCCGAGCTACTAGAATCTTCTCGACGGCCGCGGCCTCCTCACCTCCACCAGGCCCTGACGACGGACAACGCCACCGCCGCGCTGGTGGCGCAGAACGCCTACAGGCTACAGCCTACAGCCTCTACCTCTCAGCCGCCAGGTTCGGCGATCGATGCCATGGCCAAGATGGGCGGCATCCAGGTGCGCACCGGCAGCCAACTGCAGGGCTGTGAATTAAGTACGCGGCAGCCATTCTTTTTACTGTTCTCCCCCCTCTCCCAACGATTGTAGAGTGTCTTCTTCCCAAATTATAAAAGTGCAAATCTGAGTCATACAAGTACTTGTGCTACGCGTGCGAATGTGAGATGGACGCCTGCGTTGTTCGGCAACAGCAAGGCAGGACGAGACATGCAAGCTCACAGGTTCCAGACGGTGTCTTTGGAAAAATTAAGAACGCTAGTAGGGGCGGTGCCCACAGCCTCTGGCCTCAGGGTTGTGGATTTGCCGTGCCGCCATGCCAACGTGCGTACCCACTTTTGTCATGTGCCGCGCACAATCGTACCTAACAATCTTCTGAACAATAAGCACCAATGCAACCAAAACGCCGCATGATTAGGGGGCCTGAGCTCGAGCCTTTCTTGGCGCTAATGCTAGTTTTTTTCCCGTAAAGCCGAGGCCGAAAAGGAGCAAAAGCTTGCGACGCGATGAAAGCGAATCCAACTTTGCAGCGCGAGCCAACAGCATGGGGGCTTAGTGGTTGGCCTTGGCCACTTGGCCAGAGCCAGAGCCCCCGGAGCTAGCACACAAGAAGGCTTTCTTTCCTCCTCGTATAAAAGATGAACGTGAGCTTTTTTCCTTTCAATTACTAGAAAAAAGGATGGTCGTGACCTCTGCAGATTGATTCCATGCCGTATTTGATCCGCAAATTGAGACGTCTCAAGAAGAGAGGAACACAAAGCCGGCTGCATTTTGTTTTCTTTTGTCAGCAGGGCTGCCAGAGTGCCAACTAGCAGGATGAATTGGAGCTTCCTCCTCTGAGCTGTGACATGGTTGCTAGCTGCTCCTGGAATTGCGGTCAAACCGACAGCAGCCATGATCTACTGACTGATTAGCTACGGATAGCATGGATCCGATTTGTGCGTCCATCCACCCAACACTGCTGACCTGCATGTGCAGCCACCATTCGCCAGAGCGCGTTGGCATGGCAGCCCCCTCCTGCAGCCTGCAGAATGGACCTCACCTGGTGGTAGGTAGCAGCTAGCGATGTTCTTTCAAATTTCCACTCTACACTTGGCAAATAAAAAAAATCCCACTTTACAGTGAAAAACACATTTCTGATCCTATGAATGACAGTATAGTTTGTGCTATTCCCTGAAGGGACCCCCTTCAGAATTTTACCACACCAATACCAAGCAGAGACGGAGAGACCTCCCTCGACTACAGTCGAAGCTGAGTGATGATGTTACAGCACTGTGACACGCACGATGAAGAGTTCACCGCGAAACCAACAGAGAAGAATGTTCCTAGTCCCAGTTCCACAGTGAGCCAGCGATGCAGACCTCGGTCAGAACCTTTCAGCAGTATTCAGAGATTAGCTAGCTTTGAGTAACTTTACCAAGAAACTGCATGGACCAACTGCGGCCCGCCCCTGCAGCCTCTGCATTAGGTTCCCTTTCGGTAAAGTTTCTGCAC from Panicum hallii strain FIL2 chromosome 9, PHallii_v3.1, whole genome shotgun sequence includes:
- the LOC112873451 gene encoding syntaxin-52-like, giving the protein MLPITNPHGGDVRSSSSPLDQWTKRFQEAERLVDDVVERIAERESVPPSLRRELQRRTAEIRRKVAILGTRLDMLREDLSDLPKKQNISLKQLGKLAEKLSGLSSKAKEVGGQFTVKYSSDRNDLCGSSEKSAKIDVNSIADMDNREMVNLQRKAIKEQDSQLEILEETVVSTKHIALAINEELDLQTRLIDDLDESVEDTSTQLERAMKRLKKLNMRMRKGGSCWGIVLSVIAASERYNIVV